In Phycisphaerales bacterium, the sequence AGGCCCGATATGAACCGCAAAACCCTTCGCTCCGCCGCACTCCTCGCTCTCACCGCCGCCGCCCTCACCGGCTGCGCTGGCGGCCCCGACCGAGCCTCCTACGAAAAAGTCCGCTACGACATGACCCCCGAACTCCTCACCATCGATCAGCGCCCCGTCGACTACAACAACATGATGGGCATCACCATCAACACCAACAAGCGACTCTTCTGGGACGACCTCGCGCGGGCCATGCTCCTCGATCGCCCCAGCCGCCTCAGCAACCGCCTCATCCCTTATTGATCGCCCTCTCATATTTCAGCACACACCCATCGGCCCCGGCACGCTCGCCGGGGCCGTCTTGCTTTGTGCCCCACTCGTCGACCACAAGCCCACCCGCAACAGGCCCGAATCACCACCCTCGTGAGCATAACCATGCCCTACGACGAAACGCTCGCACAACGCATCAGAGACATCCTGGCCGACCGACACGATGTGGTCGAAAAGAAAATGTTCGGCGGCATCGCCTTCATGGTCTCAGGAAAAATGGCCTGCGGCCCACACGGGAAAAAACTCATCGTGCGCATCGGTGAAGAATCGGCCACAAGGCACATCGGCAAGCCCCATGTGAAGCCCATGGACTTCACGGGACGTGTGATGAAGGCCTTCGCAACCATTGAACCCGAGGGAATCCGAACCTCGCCACAGTTGAAACGATGGGTCATCATGGCCGCCGAGTTCGCCGCATCCTCCGCCACGCCAAAGGTGCCGCAGAAACGCGATCGGCGCGAACGCACCAGGAAATCGTGATCGGGCGACTCACGCCCTGCCCATCTCTTCCGGATGCTCTTGGAGTAAAAAAACGCCGGGCGTGCCCGGCGTTTTTCGTACCGAAATATCGAAATGTCTCACGAAGCCGTGTACTTCCCACGCCCCGCACGCTTGAACACCTTCGGATACTTGACCAGCGTCTGGTTCACGATCGTCCGGAAGTTCGGCGAGTTCGTCTTATACCCCGCCTTCTGAACCTCCACCACAATGTCCTTCACCCGAAGTGTCTTGCCCGACAGTAACTTCTTGAGCGCCGGCACCAGGGGCATGTCATTCACAGGACGCGTCCGTCCCCCACCACCGCGACGACCCGCGGGACGACCCGCAGGACGACCCACAGGACGGCCACGCTTCGCGCGAGCCGGCGCGGGACCCGCAGCCGCCGAACCACCACCGGCCGAAGGAGGACTCCCCGGCGCAAGGTCCGCGATCTGCTGCTCGATCTCCCGCAGTTTCGCCGTCAGCCGCTGACGCTCACGCTCCAACCGGCCCACCGAACTCTGCCGCCGAACCAACTCCGCCTGCAGTGCCCGGCTCGAAATCTTCGACAACGAATATCCACTACCACGCTTTGCCATGAAATGTCCTTCTCATCCAAGATGAAACACGCGGGCGAACGCCTTGGATCGCGTCACGCTGCCCTCGCGTCTTCGACGCTCAATACGCCGACACGCACGCGCGTCTCCCAATAGTCGCCGAACGCGCCCACATGCACGCCGGAGAGTCGCGGTGGGATGGCCGCAACAACGCGAATATTAGCGGAATCCACACCCCCATGCGGGATTCTTGACAAAAACCAATTGCAACTTCAACGACAGTAACCCCTGTTTGGTGTCCGTCAATAGTTCTCTCGCGAGAATCCAAGTTTCGAGAGCACGCCATCGAACTGATCGAGTGAGAAAAACGAGACTATCACTTGCCCCTTCGTGCCTCGACGATCCGTTCGAATCGATACCCGAGTGCCAAGATGTTGCGACAACCGCTTCTCAATATCACGCACAACCGCCTCACGAGGGGAATACGTGACCGGGTCCGGATTCGCCCCGGCAACCCGTGCCGCCTCGCTCGCGCCTTCTCCCGCCCGTCGCGACTCCTCCTCCACACGACGCACGCTCCAGCCGTTCGACGCCGCCTGCTTCGCGAGCGCCACGCGTCGAACGCCGGCCGGCGCCATCAACAGTGCTCGCGCGTGCCCCCCAGAGAGACGACCGTCCGAGACCATCATCGCGACCTCGTCCTCCAACTCCGTCAGCCGAACCAGGTTCGCGATCGTCGAGCGATCGATCCCAAGTCGTTCCGCCATCTGGGCCTGGGTCAATCCAAACTCGTCCGCTAGCCGCCGAAGCGCGTGCGCCCGATCCATCGGATTCAGGTCCTCACGCTGTACATTCTCAACAAGCCCCCACTCCGCCGAATCCTCATCCGTCAACTCACGAACCATCGCCGGAATATGCGTCAGCCCCGCCAACTTCGCGGCACGCCACCGCCGCTCCCCAGCCACCAACTCCAACTTCCCCCCAGCAATCGGCCGCACGATAATCGGTTGCATCAACCCCGACCGACGGATCGACGCCGCCAACCCCTCCACCGCCGCCGAGTCCATCACCCGCCGAGGCTGATACTCGCTCGGCACCACCCGTTCCACCGCAATACTCTGATACCCCTCACTCCGAATCTTCTCACCAACTTCCGCAGCGTTCATACCAGTCTGTATAGTCTGTGTTTGTTCGGTATGCGAAGCAACTTCGACTGGTTTGCTAACATTGATCAAGCTGCTAAGCCCGCGTCCAAGCCGCCGTCCCTTCACCGCTTCCGCGCCCTTGTTTGACTCGGCCATGAATGTCCTCCTGTAATAACCCGAATTGTACCGCTCATGCGCGCGCAACAGGGAGTGTTTCACGTGGCACAAATTGAACTCATCGCCAGAGGCATCTCCCGCCACCGCGGCAAAGTCCTGCTCTGTGGCCACGCTACCAAAAACTACTGGTACCTCCCAGGCGGCCACGTCGAACCCCACGAATCGGCCGCCGCCGCACTCGCCCGTGAGTTTCTCGAAGAAACCGGCCTGAAAGTCACCGTTGGCCCCTGTGTCGCTGTCGCAGAGCACATCTTCCGCCAGGGCAAAAAACACCGCCATGAGGTAAATCTTGTGTTTCACGTGAAACATCGGGAAAAGGATGCCCGCTCTCTCGAGCCAGAGATCGTGTTCAAATGGTGCCGCATCGACGAACTGGAGACGCTTGATCTTCGCCCTGCAGTGGCCGTGGATCTGGTGAAACTCCATCCTGGCGAGGTGCGGCATTTCCTCTGGAACTCGGACCAAAGTTGATTCGCTGACAACCCGATCCCAGATTGGTGGATCCGAATCAGCCCAAATCAGAACTGGACGTCGCGGGCCAGGTTGACCGCCT encodes:
- a CDS encoding NUDIX domain-containing protein — encoded protein: MRAQQGVFHVAQIELIARGISRHRGKVLLCGHATKNYWYLPGGHVEPHESAAAALAREFLEETGLKVTVGPCVAVAEHIFRQGKKHRHEVNLVFHVKHREKDARSLEPEIVFKWCRIDELETLDLRPAVAVDLVKLHPGEVRHFLWNSDQS
- a CDS encoding TfoX/Sxy family protein; amino-acid sequence: MPYDETLAQRIRDILADRHDVVEKKMFGGIAFMVSGKMACGPHGKKLIVRIGEESATRHIGKPHVKPMDFTGRVMKAFATIEPEGIRTSPQLKRWVIMAAEFAASSATPKVPQKRDRRERTRKS
- a CDS encoding ParB/RepB/Spo0J family partition protein; translation: MNAAEVGEKIRSEGYQSIAVERVVPSEYQPRRVMDSAAVEGLAASIRRSGLMQPIIVRPIAGGKLELVAGERRWRAAKLAGLTHIPAMVRELTDEDSAEWGLVENVQREDLNPMDRAHALRRLADEFGLTQAQMAERLGIDRSTIANLVRLTELEDEVAMMVSDGRLSGGHARALLMAPAGVRRVALAKQAASNGWSVRRVEEESRRAGEGASEAARVAGANPDPVTYSPREAVVRDIEKRLSQHLGTRVSIRTDRRGTKGQVIVSFFSLDQFDGVLSKLGFSRENY